The following coding sequences are from one bacterium SCSIO 12741 window:
- a CDS encoding glycosyltransferase — MKKIALTVTTDLVYDQRMRRICTSLHEAGYEVTLIGRVKKSSPKLRKQPFKQVRLSCFFEKGKLFYIEYNLRLLLYLMIIRMDIICGIDLDTLVPAFMTARLRGKPLVYDAHEYFSEMEEVVNRPSIRKAWKSVERWIVPQVKYAYTVSKGYAELFRKEYGVEFEIVRNATVLRELKTVPKDEPYILYQGAVNYGRGLEPMIEAMHKIDCQLIVCGKGDIYEKLMHRVEEEHLEDKVSFKGYVEPDELVHYTLGATLGLTLFDAKGLSNKYSMANRFYDYMHSGVPQIAMNYPDYKMFNEEFEVATLVDDLQPFTLASAINHLLKDKKRYDRLHENTLEARKHYNWQQEEKRLLGVYESVVRENF; from the coding sequence TTGAAAAAAATTGCCCTAACCGTTACCACCGATTTGGTTTATGACCAGCGGATGCGTCGAATCTGCACCTCTTTGCATGAGGCCGGATACGAGGTTACCCTCATTGGTCGGGTGAAGAAATCATCACCTAAACTGAGGAAACAGCCTTTTAAACAGGTTCGGTTGAGTTGTTTTTTCGAAAAGGGAAAGCTCTTTTACATCGAATACAACCTGAGGTTGTTGTTGTACCTGATGATTATCCGCATGGATATTATCTGTGGAATCGATTTGGATACTTTGGTGCCGGCTTTTATGACTGCTCGTTTGCGAGGTAAGCCTTTGGTTTATGATGCCCATGAATATTTCTCGGAAATGGAGGAGGTGGTCAATCGTCCGTCTATTCGAAAAGCTTGGAAATCCGTAGAACGGTGGATTGTACCTCAGGTTAAATATGCGTATACGGTATCGAAAGGATATGCTGAACTTTTCCGCAAAGAATATGGGGTAGAATTTGAGATTGTGCGCAATGCTACGGTACTCCGGGAATTGAAAACTGTGCCCAAGGACGAACCCTACATTTTGTACCAGGGTGCGGTCAATTACGGCCGTGGACTCGAACCCATGATTGAAGCCATGCACAAAATCGATTGTCAATTGATCGTTTGTGGGAAAGGCGATATTTACGAGAAATTGATGCATCGGGTAGAAGAGGAGCATTTAGAAGACAAAGTCAGTTTTAAAGGGTATGTGGAGCCGGATGAACTGGTGCACTACACGCTGGGCGCAACTTTAGGACTTACCCTGTTTGATGCCAAAGGATTAAGCAACAAATACTCCATGGCCAACCGTTTTTACGACTACATGCATTCTGGTGTTCCTCAAATCGCGATGAACTACCCGGATTACAAAATGTTTAACGAGGAGTTTGAGGTTGCTACCTTGGTGGATGATTTACAGCCCTTTACCCTGGCCAGCGCGATCAATCATTTATTGAAGGACAAAAAACGCTACGACCGGCTACACGAAAACACGCTTGAAGCCAGGAAGCATTACAACTGGCAACAAGAAGAAAAGAGATTGCTGGGCGTTTACGAATCGGTGGTTCGAGAAAACTTCTGA
- the rlmH gene encoding 23S rRNA (pseudouridine(1915)-N(3))-methyltransferase RlmH, whose translation MKIRVISVGKTQEKYLLTGMQEYQKRLSRFTRMEWVEIPALRKGKSLSEKETKDQEGKLILSEIGPSDFVVLLDEKGKEYSSEKWARQMDKWMQGTHKSLVFVIGGAYGFSEDVYQRSQDKLALSQMTFSHQMIRLFFIEQIYRGFTILKGMPYHHS comes from the coding sequence ATGAAGATCAGAGTAATTTCAGTAGGAAAAACCCAGGAGAAGTACCTCTTAACCGGGATGCAGGAGTACCAAAAAAGGCTATCCCGATTTACCCGAATGGAATGGGTTGAAATTCCAGCACTTAGAAAGGGAAAATCCTTGTCTGAAAAAGAAACCAAAGACCAGGAAGGAAAGCTTATCCTCTCCGAAATAGGACCCTCGGATTTTGTAGTCCTATTGGATGAGAAGGGAAAGGAATACAGTTCTGAAAAATGGGCTCGCCAAATGGACAAATGGATGCAAGGAACCCACAAATCCCTGGTATTTGTAATTGGCGGAGCCTATGGATTTTCAGAGGATGTGTATCAGCGATCTCAAGACAAGCTCGCCTTATCCCAAATGACTTTTTCCCACCAGATGATTCGCTTGTTCTTTATCGAACAAATCTATCGTGGATTTACCATCCTCAAAGGGATGCCCTACCACCATTCTTAA
- a CDS encoding T9SS type A sorting domain-containing protein: MCRKCRCYSFWWIAGWGTYFGSHVSSGKFSPISAGVGTHIVYYTYSDGAGCSDTASQTIEVLPSPTVTLANINAVCIDAAAFALSGGSPAGGTYKGTGVSGGQFNPATAGAGTHTITYVYTNANNCTDSASTTVTVNPLPTVTFSALSPTCVGTAAFALSGGSPAGGTYSGTGVSGGQFNPATAGVGTHTITYTYTDGNSCTNSATQTITVNPQPTVTLNPFAAVCAGDAAFALSGGSPAGGTYSGTGVSGGQFNPTTAGAGTHTITYNYTDGNNCSSSATQSITVHAQPNVTLANINAVCIDAAAFALSGGSPVGGTYKGTGVSGGQFNPATAGAGTHTITYVYTNANNCTDSASTTVTVNPLPTVTFSALTPTCVGTAAFALSGGSPVGGTYSGTGVSGGQFNPATAGVGTHTITYTYTDGNSCANSATQTITVNPQPTVTLNPFAAVCAGDAAFALSGGSPAGGTYSGAGVSGGQFNPTTAGAGTHTITYNYTDGNNCSSSATQSITVHAQPNVTLANINAVCIDAAAFALSGGSPAGGTYKGTGVSGGQFNPATAGAGTHTITYVYTNANNCTDSASTTVTVNPLPTVTFSALSPTCVGTAAFALSGGSPAGGTYSGTGVSGGQFNPATAGVGTHTITYTFTDGNSCANSATQTITVNPQPTVTLNPFAAVCAGDAAFALSGGSPAGGTYSGTGVSGGQFNPTTAGAGTHTITYNYTDGNNCSSSATQSITVHAQPNVTLANINAVCIDAAAFALSGGSPAGGTYKGTGVSGGQFNPATAGAGTHTITYVYTNANNCTDSASTTVTVNPLPTVTFSALTPTCVGTAAFALSGGSPAGGTYSGTGVSGGQFNPATAGVGTHTITYTYTDGNSCTNSTTQTITVNPQPTVTLNPFAAVCAGDAAFALSGGSPAGGTYSGAGVSGGQFNPTTAGAGTHTITYIYTDGNNCSSSATQSITVHAQPNVTLANINAVCIDAAAFVLSGGSPAGGTYKGTGVSGGQFNPATAGAGTHTITYVYTNANNCTDSASTTVTVNPLPTVTFSALSSTCVGTPAFALSGGSPAGGTYSGTGVSGGQFNPATAGVGTHTITYTYTDGNSCTNSATQTITVNPQPTVTLNPFAAVCAGDAAFALSGGSPAGGTYSGTGVSGGQFNPTTAGAGTHTITYSYTDRNNCSSSTTQTITVHGQPTVTIPTFANRCENGTILTLTGATPVGGTYKGTGVSAGQFDPNVAKAGTHTITYVYTDANSCTDSASSNLKVDTVPVINYPALADICSSSPAVNINTATPPGGTYKGNGVILNSQFDPQITGIGTFTIWYVFTDGNSCTDSASQTIKVDVSPSVNFQLVDSLCVNGSPLTLSATPAGGTFSGSGVSGNQFDPQVAGVGKQYITYSYTLSNGCSNSLTDSIRIDSLTAMTFALADSICQNASPITLSASPIGVSYLGNGVTGNQFNPSGLTPGVNTVSCTYTNSFGCKDTLDETIRIDSVPVIQLPGWAALCSRDTLILTGGLPAGGNYSGPQVTGSVFYGPAAPGKYPVSYLFTNSFGCSDSLMDSIEVKSLPSISLGTVSILCENTPDFVIKTGSPAGGSYLGAGVVKDSIFSATLVGSGSTTLGYRYTDTSGCTDTVYTTWNVDTLPNVTFGPIPDLCENGGRYTLIEGMPTGGNYMGTGVAGGTQFDPSLGFGDYNLKYAFVDGNGCTDTTGQQVHVDTVERVQSFTPQDLCFGSAPVILTSGLPTGGVYHGQGVIQDTVFVPAGRPAGTQTIFYSVSSRCGSDTLAAQFELHQLPQASIDSLPLKCQGDPELKLAPYGHPAGGSFYVDGIKRTTLVSGELASSFDVAYEITDTLGCTNSALRRVDLLPFPDATIEGNIDWCSSDTVRLIVADTSHAYYIWNNDTLGATFEKLASAFELGNHSIDLKVVDEHGCYQENSALIRIDNCSDDLSLFPNPNNGKFQVAVELDAGMNITLSVVNSVGQEILKEDTYAHAGRNLYDIELMDGSGGTYVLRIRLEDGTLYMQKLVVQE, from the coding sequence ATGTGCCGGAAGTGCCGATGTTACTCTTTCTGGTGGATTGCCGGCTGGGGTACTTATTTTGGAAGCCATGTCTCCTCCGGGAAGTTTAGCCCTATATCTGCCGGAGTTGGAACGCATATAGTCTATTATACATACTCGGATGGAGCCGGATGTAGTGATACAGCTTCACAAACCATAGAAGTTCTTCCTAGTCCAACTGTGACCTTGGCCAACATCAATGCGGTATGTATCGATGCTGCGGCTTTTGCTTTAAGCGGTGGCAGTCCAGCTGGCGGAACCTATAAAGGAACGGGAGTAAGTGGAGGACAGTTTAATCCTGCCACGGCTGGAGCTGGAACTCATACGATCACCTATGTCTACACCAATGCGAACAACTGTACCGACAGTGCAAGCACGACAGTAACGGTAAATCCATTGCCAACGGTTACCTTCTCAGCCTTGAGTCCTACTTGTGTGGGAACAGCAGCCTTTGCCTTAAGCGGCGGAAGTCCAGCAGGTGGAACCTATTCGGGAACCGGAGTAAGCGGAGGACAGTTTAATCCCGCCACAGCAGGAGTAGGAACGCATACGATCACCTACACCTATACCGATGGAAATAGCTGTACCAACAGTGCCACTCAAACGATTACAGTAAATCCACAACCCACAGTTACCTTAAATCCATTCGCAGCAGTTTGTGCAGGTGATGCCGCTTTTGCTTTGAGCGGAGGAAGTCCAGCTGGAGGAACTTATTCCGGAACAGGAGTAAGCGGAGGACAGTTTAATCCAACCACGGCAGGTGCGGGTACACATACCATCACCTACAACTACACCGATGGCAATAACTGTAGCTCCAGTGCGACCCAATCGATCACTGTTCACGCTCAACCGAATGTGACTCTGGCCAATATCAATGCGGTATGTATTGATGCAGCCGCTTTTGCTCTGAGTGGCGGAAGCCCAGTCGGCGGAACCTACAAAGGAACGGGAGTAAGTGGAGGACAGTTTAACCCTGCTACGGCAGGAGCCGGAACTCATACGATTACTTATGTCTACACCAATGCGAACAACTGTACCGACAGTGCAAGCACAACCGTTACAGTAAATCCATTGCCAACCGTGACCTTCTCAGCCTTAACTCCTACTTGTGTGGGAACAGCAGCCTTTGCTTTAAGCGGGGGGAGTCCAGTGGGTGGAACCTATTCTGGAACCGGAGTAAGTGGAGGACAATTTAACCCAGCCACAGCAGGAGTAGGAACGCATACGATCACCTACACCTATACCGATGGAAATAGCTGTGCCAACAGTGCCACGCAAACGATTACAGTAAATCCACAACCCACCGTTACCTTAAATCCATTCGCAGCAGTATGTGCTGGTGATGCCGCTTTTGCATTGAGTGGCGGAAGTCCAGCCGGTGGAACTTATTCCGGAGCCGGGGTAAGCGGAGGACAATTTAATCCGACTACAGCCGGTGCGGGTACACATACCATCACCTACAACTACACCGATGGCAATAACTGTAGCTCAAGTGCGACCCAATCGATCACTGTTCACGCTCAACCGAATGTGACTCTGGCCAACATCAATGCGGTTTGTATTGATGCAGCAGCTTTTGCGCTGAGTGGCGGAAGTCCAGCCGGCGGAACCTACAAAGGAACGGGAGTAAGTGGAGGACAGTTTAATCCTGCCACGGCCGGAGCTGGAACTCATACGATTACTTATGTCTACACCAATGCCAACAACTGTACCGACAGTGCAAGCACAACGGTAACGGTAAATCCATTGCCAACGGTTACTTTCTCAGCGCTGAGTCCGACCTGTGTGGGAACAGCAGCCTTTGCGCTAAGCGGGGGAAGCCCAGCGGGTGGAACCTATTCTGGAACCGGAGTAAGCGGAGGACAGTTTAATCCCGCCACAGCAGGAGTAGGAACGCATACGATCACCTACACCTTTACCGATGGAAACAGTTGTGCCAATAGCGCTACGCAAACGATTACAGTAAACCCACAGCCTACCGTTACCTTAAATCCATTCGCAGCAGTTTGTGCAGGTGATGCCGCTTTTGCCTTGAGTGGCGGAAGTCCCGCCGGTGGAACTTATTCCGGAACAGGAGTAAGTGGAGGACAATTTAATCCGACTACAGCCGGTGCGGGTACACATACCATCACCTACAACTATACCGATGGCAATAACTGTAGCTCCAGTGCGACCCAATCGATCACTGTTCACGCTCAACCGAATGTGACTCTGGCCAATATCAATGCGGTATGTATTGATGCAGCAGCTTTTGCGCTGAGTGGCGGAAGCCCAGCCGGCGGAACCTATAAAGGAACGGGAGTAAGTGGAGGACAGTTTAACCCTGCTACGGCAGGAGCCGGAACTCATACGATTACTTATGTCTACACCAATGCGAATAACTGTACCGACAGTGCAAGCACAACCGTTACGGTAAATCCATTGCCAACCGTGACCTTCTCAGCCTTAACACCAACTTGTGTCGGAACAGCAGCCTTTGCCTTAAGCGGGGGAAGCCCAGCTGGAGGAACCTATTCTGGAACCGGAGTAAGTGGAGGACAATTTAATCCGGCCACAGCAGGAGTAGGAACGCATACGATCACCTACACCTATACCGATGGAAATAGCTGTACCAATAGCACTACGCAAACGATTACAGTAAACCCACAGCCTACCGTTACCTTAAATCCATTTGCAGCAGTATGTGCTGGTGACGCCGCCTTTGCCTTGAGCGGCGGAAGTCCAGCTGGAGGAACTTATTCCGGAGCCGGGGTAAGCGGAGGACAGTTTAATCCGACCACGGCAGGTGCGGGTACACATACCATCACCTACATCTATACCGATGGCAATAACTGTAGCTCAAGTGCTACCCAATCCATCACTGTTCATGCTCAACCGAATGTGACTCTGGCCAACATCAATGCGGTATGTATTGATGCAGCAGCTTTTGTTCTGAGTGGCGGAAGTCCAGCCGGCGGAACCTACAAAGGAACGGGAGTAAGTGGAGGACAGTTTAATCCTGCCACGGCCGGAGCTGGAACTCATACGATCACCTATGTCTACACCAATGCGAACAACTGTACCGACAGTGCAAGCACAACAGTAACGGTAAATCCATTGCCAACCGTGACCTTCTCAGCCTTAAGTTCTACCTGTGTAGGAACACCAGCCTTTGCCTTAAGCGGCGGAAGTCCAGCGGGTGGAACCTATTCTGGAACAGGAGTAAGCGGAGGACAATTTAATCCGGCCACAGCAGGAGTAGGAACGCATACGATCACCTACACCTATACCGATGGAAATAGCTGTACCAATAGCGCTACGCAAACGATTACAGTAAACCCACAACCCACCGTTACCTTAAATCCATTTGCAGCAGTATGTGCTGGTGACGCCGCCTTTGCCTTGAGCGGCGGAAGTCCAGCGGGTGGAACTTATTCCGGAACAGGAGTAAGTGGAGGACAATTTAATCCGACCACAGCAGGTGCGGGTACACATACCATCACCTATAGCTATACCGATAGAAACAATTGCAGCTCCAGTACAACCCAAACGATTACTGTTCATGGTCAGCCTACAGTTACCATTCCCACATTTGCTAATCGATGTGAGAATGGAACTATACTTACCTTGACCGGAGCAACTCCAGTTGGAGGAACCTATAAAGGAACGGGAGTAAGTGCTGGCCAATTTGACCCCAATGTAGCTAAGGCCGGTACCCATACCATTACTTACGTCTATACGGATGCTAATTCCTGTACAGATTCGGCTTCCTCTAATTTGAAAGTGGATACGGTACCGGTTATTAATTACCCAGCGCTTGCTGATATTTGTAGTTCCAGTCCGGCGGTAAACATTAATACTGCCACACCTCCTGGAGGAACCTACAAAGGCAATGGCGTAATTCTGAATAGTCAGTTTGATCCTCAAATAACAGGAATCGGAACCTTCACAATTTGGTACGTCTTTACCGATGGAAATTCCTGTACGGATTCAGCCTCACAAACGATTAAAGTGGATGTTTCTCCAAGTGTCAACTTCCAGTTGGTTGATTCTCTTTGTGTAAATGGAAGTCCGTTAACACTTTCAGCAACTCCGGCCGGAGGAACATTCAGCGGTTCAGGTGTTTCGGGTAATCAATTTGACCCTCAGGTAGCGGGCGTCGGAAAACAATACATTACCTACAGCTATACCCTAAGCAACGGTTGCTCTAATTCTTTAACCGATTCCATTCGCATCGACTCGTTAACGGCGATGACTTTTGCTCTGGCTGATTCCATTTGTCAAAATGCGAGTCCAATAACCTTAAGCGCATCTCCAATTGGAGTGAGTTATTTGGGTAATGGAGTAACCGGAAACCAATTTAATCCATCGGGATTAACACCAGGAGTAAACACCGTTTCTTGTACTTATACCAATTCCTTTGGTTGTAAGGATACGCTGGATGAAACGATTCGGATAGATTCAGTTCCCGTCATTCAACTTCCGGGTTGGGCAGCTTTGTGTAGCCGTGATACCCTGATTTTAACCGGCGGACTTCCTGCAGGAGGAAATTATTCCGGTCCTCAGGTTACCGGTTCAGTATTTTATGGGCCGGCTGCTCCGGGCAAATACCCGGTATCCTATCTGTTCACCAATTCTTTTGGATGTTCGGATAGTTTGATGGATTCCATTGAGGTCAAATCGTTGCCTTCCATAAGTTTAGGAACCGTTTCTATTCTTTGTGAAAATACCCCTGATTTCGTTATCAAAACAGGCTCTCCTGCCGGAGGAAGTTACCTGGGAGCTGGGGTTGTGAAAGATTCGATTTTTAGCGCAACTCTTGTGGGCTCTGGTTCCACTACCCTAGGTTATCGCTACACGGATACCAGTGGTTGTACCGATACGGTTTATACCACCTGGAACGTGGATACTTTACCGAATGTCACTTTTGGACCCATTCCTGATCTCTGTGAAAATGGAGGTCGCTATACTTTGATTGAGGGAATGCCAACAGGAGGAAATTATATGGGAACTGGTGTTGCAGGAGGAACTCAATTTGATCCTTCCCTTGGTTTCGGTGATTATAACCTGAAATATGCCTTTGTGGACGGCAATGGATGTACCGATACGACAGGCCAACAAGTACATGTGGATACCGTAGAAAGGGTTCAGTCTTTCACTCCCCAAGATTTGTGTTTCGGTTCGGCGCCAGTAATCCTCACTTCGGGATTGCCGACAGGAGGTGTTTATCATGGTCAGGGAGTTATTCAGGACACGGTATTTGTTCCCGCCGGACGACCTGCAGGTACCCAGACTATTTTCTACAGTGTTTCCAGCAGATGCGGCAGCGATACTTTAGCGGCTCAATTTGAATTGCACCAATTACCTCAAGCGAGCATTGATTCCCTGCCGCTAAAATGCCAGGGTGATCCAGAATTGAAACTGGCTCCTTATGGTCATCCAGCAGGAGGAAGCTTTTATGTGGATGGAATTAAGAGAACTACTTTGGTAAGTGGCGAATTGGCCTCAAGTTTTGACGTGGCTTATGAAATAACGGATACCCTAGGATGTACCAACAGTGCCTTGCGTCGGGTGGATTTGCTTCCCTTCCCAGATGCCACCATAGAGGGGAATATCGATTGGTGTAGTTCAGATACCGTTCGCCTGATAGTGGCGGATACCAGTCATGCTTACTACATCTGGAACAACGATACCCTGGGGGCAACCTTCGAAAAGCTGGCTTCAGCATTTGAACTGGGCAATCATTCTATCGACTTAAAGGTAGTGGACGAGCATGGTTGCTACCAAGAGAATTCCGCTCTGATCAGAATTGACAATTGCTCGGACGACTTGTCTTTGTTCCCGAATCCGAATAACGGTAAATTTCAGGTTGCTGTGGAACTTGATGCTGGTATGAATATCACCCTGAGCGTGGTCAATAGTGTGGGACAAGAGATTCTCAAAGAAGATACCTACGCACATGCCGGGCGTAACCTTTACGACATCGAATTGATGGATGGATCCGGTGGAACCTACGTTTTGAGAATTCGTTTAGAAGATGGAACCCTGTACATGCAAAAACTGGTGGTTCAAGAATAA
- a CDS encoding glycosyltransferase family 2 protein produces the protein MLSVLIPVYNFEVVDLIKTLVDQCQYVDKPIEILCIDDGSSDEIRKTNQQVAEWPEVTYRDLTENIGRSAIRLLLAESARYDHLLFLDCDVLIHNRNFLKNYLACLEYPVVIGGIFYQDQAPADERLILRWKYGIHREQKSAAERMKIRYSHFVASNLLIEKKVFLNTQPKGKIFGYGHEDTAIGIRLKELHIPLHHIDNAVEHAGLDTSEDFLIKSLSGVENLTRLFRAGLAGRELRILNYYLNLKKWGLAGISRSILGLFLSTMEKNLTGMNPNLIYFDLWKMYHLIRLDQKFSRTTDS, from the coding sequence ATGCTTAGCGTACTTATTCCAGTATACAATTTTGAAGTCGTTGATCTGATCAAAACCCTGGTCGATCAATGCCAGTATGTGGATAAGCCCATTGAAATCCTTTGCATCGATGATGGATCATCGGATGAAATTCGAAAAACAAACCAACAGGTAGCCGAGTGGCCAGAGGTAACTTACCGTGATTTAACTGAAAACATCGGTCGTTCAGCCATTCGATTGTTATTGGCCGAGTCTGCTCGATACGATCACCTACTCTTTCTGGATTGCGATGTACTGATTCACAATCGCAACTTTCTCAAGAATTACCTGGCTTGTCTGGAGTACCCGGTAGTTATCGGAGGAATCTTCTACCAAGACCAAGCACCGGCTGACGAACGACTTATTCTCCGTTGGAAATATGGAATTCACCGGGAGCAAAAATCAGCTGCAGAACGGATGAAAATTCGCTACAGTCATTTCGTCGCCTCCAATTTGTTGATTGAAAAGAAGGTGTTTTTGAACACCCAGCCGAAAGGCAAAATCTTCGGATATGGACACGAAGACACGGCCATTGGAATCCGCCTAAAAGAATTGCACATTCCCCTTCACCACATTGACAATGCCGTAGAACACGCCGGCCTGGATACTTCGGAAGATTTCCTGATCAAGTCCTTGTCCGGAGTGGAAAACCTTACCCGTCTTTTCCGAGCAGGACTTGCGGGTCGTGAATTGCGGATTTTAAATTACTACCTCAACCTCAAGAAATGGGGCCTGGCCGGAATCAGTCGTTCCATTCTCGGACTTTTCCTTTCAACCATGGAAAAGAACCTCACCGGAATGAACCCCAATCTGATTTATTTCGATCTCTGGAAAATGTATCACCTAATCCGATTGGATCAGAAGTTTTCTCGAACCACCGATTCGTAA
- a CDS encoding NAD-dependent epimerase/dehydratase family protein — protein sequence MAKILITGGAGFIPGSLGAKLAENPNNFVVLVDNFLTGKKRNIPKAENVRFIKCDVNDFEDIAPVMTSHSFDYVFHYAAVVGVKRTLANPAMVLNDLEGIKNILTLSKNTGVKRVFYSSSSEVYGEPVELPQHEETTPLNSRLPYAIVKNAGEAFCKAYKQEYDLDYTIFRFFNTYGPLQSTDFVMSKFLSAAQKNDPITIYGNGSQTRTFCYIEDNIQATLACMEGDHYVNDVVNMGNDHQVTILELAQLIIEKSGSKSELKHLPPLPEGDMARRQPDITKMKKLLNRPLITLDKGIEKLLKVR from the coding sequence ATGGCAAAAATCTTGATCACCGGAGGTGCCGGTTTTATCCCTGGATCATTGGGAGCAAAGCTGGCTGAAAACCCAAACAACTTTGTGGTTTTGGTGGACAATTTTCTAACTGGAAAAAAGAGGAACATTCCGAAGGCGGAAAACGTGCGGTTTATCAAATGTGATGTAAATGATTTCGAGGATATAGCTCCGGTCATGACTTCACACAGTTTTGATTACGTTTTTCACTACGCTGCTGTGGTGGGTGTAAAAAGAACCCTGGCCAACCCAGCCATGGTATTGAACGATTTGGAAGGAATCAAAAACATTCTAACCCTGTCTAAAAACACCGGGGTAAAACGGGTCTTCTACTCCTCTTCTTCAGAAGTATATGGAGAACCTGTAGAACTTCCTCAACACGAGGAAACCACACCTCTAAACAGTCGATTGCCTTATGCCATTGTAAAGAATGCGGGAGAAGCTTTTTGCAAGGCTTACAAGCAGGAGTACGATTTGGATTATACCATTTTTCGCTTCTTCAATACCTACGGCCCATTACAGAGTACAGATTTTGTAATGTCCAAATTTCTCTCGGCTGCTCAGAAAAACGATCCTATCACTATTTATGGTAACGGATCACAAACCCGAACTTTCTGCTACATTGAAGACAACATCCAGGCAACATTAGCTTGTATGGAAGGTGACCATTATGTGAATGATGTGGTTAATATGGGTAATGATCATCAGGTAACCATCCTTGAGTTGGCTCAATTGATCATCGAGAAATCGGGTTCGAAGTCAGAGCTCAAGCACTTACCCCCTCTTCCTGAAGGTGATATGGCTCGAAGACAGCCAGATATCACCAAAATGAAAAAGCTTCTAAACCGCCCTCTTATCACACTGGACAAGGGTATTGAGAAGTTGCTCAAGGTAAGGTAG
- the galE gene encoding UDP-glucose 4-epimerase GalE, which translates to MKIVVTGGLGYIGSHTIAEIQQTTDWEVLSIDNHLNSLPDFAQRIEDVTGKPVINHPIDLRDFEALRSFFKTEKDIDGIIHFAALKAVGESVEKPLLYYDNNLNGLIHILKCCEEFDIPSFIFSSSCSIYGSVTTLPVNEETPFSPTESPYAYTKLVGEQILRDFAKKRSTQTISLRYFNPVGAHPSGKIGEYPIQKPSNLFPVITQRASGWIDEMFVHGLDYPTRDGSCIRDYIHVCDIARAHIQALEKLAKDPNKEFIDFYNLGSGEGVSVLEAISAFERNAGMKLDYKIGPRRSGDTIAIYSDSSKAHQELGWEAQHSIDEMMTSAWAWQQQLNKEK; encoded by the coding sequence ATGAAAATTGTCGTCACCGGAGGCCTTGGTTACATAGGCTCCCACACCATTGCAGAGATTCAGCAAACCACCGATTGGGAGGTTTTATCCATAGACAACCACCTTAATTCTCTTCCCGATTTTGCGCAACGGATTGAAGACGTGACGGGTAAACCCGTGATAAATCATCCTATTGACCTGAGAGATTTTGAGGCTCTTCGAAGCTTTTTCAAAACTGAAAAAGACATTGATGGAATCATTCATTTCGCGGCCCTCAAAGCGGTGGGAGAATCGGTAGAAAAACCTTTGCTTTATTACGACAATAATCTCAATGGACTGATTCATATTCTCAAATGTTGCGAAGAATTTGATATTCCGTCTTTTATATTTTCTTCATCCTGTTCTATTTATGGGTCGGTAACCACGTTGCCGGTCAATGAAGAAACACCTTTTTCTCCGACAGAATCTCCCTACGCTTACACCAAACTTGTAGGTGAACAGATACTTCGGGATTTCGCCAAAAAACGCTCTACCCAAACCATATCTTTACGGTATTTCAATCCGGTTGGAGCTCACCCAAGTGGAAAGATTGGAGAATATCCCATCCAAAAACCATCTAATCTGTTTCCAGTAATTACACAACGTGCCAGTGGCTGGATCGACGAAATGTTTGTTCATGGTCTGGACTATCCAACACGAGACGGATCTTGCATCAGAGACTACATCCATGTTTGTGATATAGCCAGAGCACACATTCAGGCATTGGAAAAATTAGCCAAAGACCCGAACAAAGAGTTCATAGATTTTTATAACCTTGGCTCGGGTGAAGGCGTAAGCGTACTTGAAGCCATTTCAGCTTTTGAACGCAATGCTGGAATGAAGCTGGATTACAAAATTGGGCCTCGCCGTTCGGGCGATACTATTGCTATTTATAGCGATAGTTCCAAAGCCCACCAAGAGTTGGGATGGGAAGCCCAACATTCGATAGATGAAATGATGACCAGTGCATGGGCCTGGCAACAACAACTTAATAAGGAAAAATAA